TTATTTTAAAATACAATTATTTAGTAATTACTATATTTCTAAAATTTGTTTCATAAAATTTAATAACATCATATTCATTGGACTTGGTAGAGTTTTTTCAACAAATTCTTTTATATGTTTTTTAGTTACTAATGTAATATTCATCTCAATTAACATCATCTTAAATAAATCTATCATCTGAGTTCGTTTTTGTTTTGGAATATAACTTAATATGAATAAAAATGCTTTCTCAGTACCTTTTTCAAAAGTTATATTATTTCCCAACTCAACTTTTTCATTATCAGATTTTTCTATTTCAATCTTTTCTATTTCTTCTGTATCCATTATACCATCTTGACTTATACCTATTCTTTTGTACTGCTCAATTGGAGCATCATTAGATTTCATCAAATAAGCCATTACCTTAATCAAAGATTTCTCTATTTCATAATCTCTATACGGATTATTTTGATTAGGATCTTTTTGTAAATCAAATAACATAGTTCCATACCAATATGGATTAATATAATTAAAGCTATGTATTTTCATTAACCTACAACTTTTTGAAAATGAAAATGGTTCTGATAATTCCATGCCTGCAAACTCATTTACCCCAAATAACTGATTCATATGAGTTGGCATCAAAGTATATTCATAATGTGGGGTATTGTCTGTTGATACAGGTCCTCTCATATACACATATCTGCCATCTGTAACATTAACATGACCTCCTGCCATACCAAACAAGGCACCTTCTCTTATTTTTTTATTATTTAAGATTGTGTCTCTTAGTGACTTGCCTTCCATATCTCTAGGTATCTTGACATTAAAAAATTCTAATAAAGTTGGAGCAATATCTATAGTCTGAACTAATGCATCTCTTTTCTCATTTTTTAATTTCAACCTTGGATCCCATATAAAAAATGGTAGATTAACTATTTCATTATAAAATGGTTGAATATTCTTTCCCCACCATTCATGCTCTCCCAATAAATATCCATGATCCGTATTTACAATAAGCATTGTATCTTCCCACATATCATATCTATCCATTATATCCAAGACTTTTCCTAAATAATTATCGCACATACTTACTAAAGCGGCATATTCACATTTAACGTGCTGTACAGTTTCCTCATCTTCATTGACTTTTGAATAATCAGGCCAATCATGATGTTTGCCATTGTACTCATGAGGATACAAATCTTTATACTTTTTCTGAGTAAAAAAAGGTTCATGTGGATCAAACGTTTCAATCTGCAAAAACCAGTTATCCTGCTTCCTATTTTTTTCAATAAATTCCAATCCATGTTTAAACGTAACAGCTTGGGGCTGTTTTTCTTCTTTATCAAGATATTGTCTATTAACCCAATCTTGTCTCCACAAATCATTTAATTTACTTTTGCAGATAGAATCTGGTATATTAGGGTCTTCAACATTACCTTTCCAGTGATCTCCTTCTTGTCCTCTAGATATTTCCCATGTACTGTATCTGTTATGATATGTAGCTCCTCCGTCTTC
The sequence above is a segment of the Vallitalea longa genome. Coding sequences within it:
- a CDS encoding sulfatase, with protein sequence MKAIMVMFDSLNKKYLSVYGNSWVKTPNFDRLAKKTVMFENFYAGSLPCIPARRELHTGRYNFLHRSWGPIEPYDDSMPEILKKNNVYTHLVSDHMHYWEDGGATYHNRYSTWEISRGQEGDHWKGNVEDPNIPDSICKSKLNDLWRQDWVNRQYLDKEEKQPQAVTFKHGLEFIEKNRKQDNWFLQIETFDPHEPFFTQKKYKDLYPHEYNGKHHDWPDYSKVNEDEETVQHVKCEYAALVSMCDNYLGKVLDIMDRYDMWEDTMLIVNTDHGYLLGEHEWWGKNIQPFYNEIVNLPFFIWDPRLKLKNEKRDALVQTIDIAPTLLEFFNVKIPRDMEGKSLRDTILNNKKIREGALFGMAGGHVNVTDGRYVYMRGPVSTDNTPHYEYTLMPTHMNQLFGVNEFAGMELSEPFSFSKSCRLMKIHSFNYINPYWYGTMLFDLQKDPNQNNPYRDYEIEKSLIKVMAYLMKSNDAPIEQYKRIGISQDGIMDTEEIEKIEIEKSDNEKVELGNNITFEKGTEKAFLFILSYIPKQKRTQMIDLFKMMLIEMNITLVTKKHIKEFVEKTLPSPMNMMLLNFMKQILEI